The proteins below come from a single candidate division WOR-3 bacterium genomic window:
- the queA gene encoding tRNA preQ1(34) S-adenosylmethionine ribosyltransferase-isomerase QueA, producing the protein MLASEFDYRLPKELIAQEPVEPRDASRLLVVERKTGAIYPARFCEVGNWLVPGDLLVLNDTKVVPARIYGKLKTGGKIELLLLRRVERGLWEALTRPARKAKPGTEVFFNGYRAVIEERKPEGLRLVRFEPEDTTGLLNSCGELALPPYIRKKCDNPERYQTVFSQKPGAVAAPTAGLHFTPELLEKLCKKGVEMVKITLHAGLGTFRPIKATAVEEHRMHPEEFELSEEAAMAVNRAIREKRRIVCCGTTTVRVLESQAYPTENGFVVKPGKGETNLYIYPGYEWKVTGALITNFHLPKSTLLLLVCSFASRDLIMRAYQYAIDHRYRFYSFGDAMLII; encoded by the coding sequence ATGCTCGCAAGTGAGTTTGATTATCGGTTGCCAAAGGAGTTGATTGCCCAGGAGCCGGTTGAGCCGAGGGATGCATCCAGGCTTTTGGTTGTTGAGCGTAAGACCGGTGCGATTTATCCCGCCAGGTTTTGTGAGGTTGGCAACTGGCTTGTGCCTGGTGACCTTTTGGTTCTTAATGACACTAAGGTTGTGCCCGCGCGCATCTACGGAAAACTAAAAACCGGGGGCAAGATTGAACTTTTGCTTCTGCGCAGGGTTGAAAGAGGTTTATGGGAGGCTTTGACCCGTCCGGCAAGAAAGGCAAAGCCCGGAACCGAGGTTTTCTTTAATGGCTACCGGGCGGTAATTGAGGAGAGAAAGCCAGAGGGTTTAAGGCTGGTGCGGTTTGAGCCTGAGGATACAACCGGGCTTTTAAACAGTTGTGGCGAACTGGCTCTGCCACCTTATATCAGAAAAAAATGTGATAATCCCGAAAGGTATCAGACGGTCTTTTCCCAGAAGCCGGGTGCGGTTGCCGCACCAACCGCTGGTCTCCATTTCACACCAGAGTTGCTTGAGAAACTCTGTAAAAAAGGCGTGGAGATGGTGAAAATTACATTACATGCTGGACTTGGGACATTCAGACCGATAAAGGCTACTGCGGTTGAAGAGCACCGGATGCATCCTGAGGAGTTTGAATTGTCCGAGGAGGCGGCAATGGCGGTGAACAGGGCGATAAGGGAAAAGAGGCGGATTGTTTGCTGCGGCACGACAACGGTGCGGGTTTTGGAAAGTCAGGCATACCCGACCGAAAATGGATTTGTAGTAAAGCCTGGCAAAGGCGAGACCAATTTGTATATCTATCCGGGTTATGAATGGAAGGTTACCGGTGCCCTTATTACCAACTTTCATCTGCCCAAATCAACGCTCCTCCTTCTTGTCTGTTCATTTGCCAGCAGGGATTTGATAATGAGAGCCTATCAGTATGCGATTGACCACCGCTATCGGTTTTACTCCTTTGGTGATGCGATGCTGATTATCTGA